From the genome of Pelmatolapia mariae isolate MD_Pm_ZW linkage group LG12, Pm_UMD_F_2, whole genome shotgun sequence, one region includes:
- the prdm8b gene encoding PR domain zinc finger protein 8b, with product MEESSSQKLVWDGDAKAVQQCLTDIFTSVYTTCDIPENAIFGPCVLSHTSLYDSIAFIALKSTDKRTAPYIFRVDTSAANSTSEGLMWLRLVQSARDKEEQNLEAYVKNGQLFYRSLRRIEKDEELLVWYGKDLIDLLLLSSSRVPPKSKGSSHHSCPDCSQRFQFEFPFLAHLRFRCTKRLQSIAAADEEHSKDSGTERLNSTPTRTSPKVVRSEGFSSPQDNNKPSTDFHNLARDLENNRTSPPSDKEAEICSESSGKRKFSEIEDRECRGPSLPQSKSKDELATSVQNYRGAYGLEDNHRSFSPPGSIELGEVKRSAFTEVKSAQHSKQHSSSKSLQSSNSENKDGGRPSSNPSEKHLSIRSVLSETQPPQSSPMGSAFTSVSQQGGGSGGERKSAFSQPSRSFSQISPLVMPPKLLDCHPAVGDTISSNRLYQADHLAAKLQGAELGANCPVPGGMAKQNPFVYATAFWPKNSGPIQLQMPSALTLLPPSFTSLCLPAQNWCAKCNASFRMTSDLVYHMRSHHKKEYSMEPLVKRRREEKLKCPICNESFRERHHLSRHMTSHN from the exons ATGGAGGAGTCCAGCTCTCAGAAGTTGGTGTGGGATGGGGACGCCAAAGCGGTGCAGCAGTGTCTCACGGACATCTTTACGAGCGTCTACACAACGTGCGACATCCCGGAAAACGCCATTTTCGGGCCTTGCGTGCTGAGCCACACGTCTCTGTATGACAGCATCGCCTTCATAGCTCTGAAATCCACCGACAAACGCACAGCACCTTATATATTCAGG GTGGACACTTCAGCGGCCAACAGCACCTCGGAGGGCCTGATGTGGCTGCGGCTGGTCCAGTCAGCCCGGGACAAAGAGGAGCAGAACCTGGAGGCCTACGTGAAGAACGGCCAGCTCTTCTACCGCTCGCTCCGACGCATCGAGAAGGACGAGGAGTTGCTGGTCTGGTACGGCAAAGACCTCATCGACCTGCTGCTGCTCAGTTCCAGCAGAGTGCCTCCCAAAAGCAAAG GTTCATCCCACCACTCCTGTCCGGACTGCAGCCAGCGGTTCCAGTTTGAGTTCCCTTTCTTGGCCCATCTCCGGTTCCGTTGCACCAAAAGACTGCAGAGCATTGCTGCAGCCGACGAGGAGCACAGCAAAGACAGTGGCACAGAGCGACTAAACTCAACCCCAACCAGGACCAGCCCAAAGGTAGTCCGCTCCGAAGGTTTCAGCAGTCCTCAGGACAACAATAAACCCTCCACAGACTTTCATAACCTAGCCAGGGATCTAGAGAACAACCGGACCAGCCCGCCGAGTGACAAGGAGGCCGAGATCTGCAGCGAGAGCTCGGGCAAGAGGAAGTTCTCTGAAATAGAGGACAGGGAGTGCAGAGGACCCAGCCTTCCGCAGTCCAAGTCTAAAGACGAGCTTGCAACGTCTGTGCAGAATTACAGAGGAGCGTATGGCCTAGAGGACAACCACCGGTCCTTCTCCCCACCAGGCTCCATAGAGCTGGGGGAGGTAAAGCGCAGCGCCTTTACTGAGGTTAAGTCAGCCCAGCACTCcaaacagcacagcagcagcaaaagtCTCCAAAGCTCCAACTCTGAAAACAAAGATGGAGGTCGGCCCAGCAGCAACCCCTCGGAGAAGCACCTTAGCATCAGGTCTGTGCTGTCAGAGACGCAGCCGCCCCAAAGCTCGCCCATGGGCAGCGCTTTCACCTCCGTCAGCCAGCAAGGAGGTGGCAGTGGTGGGGAGAGGAAGAGTGCCTTCAGTCAGCCATCTCGCTCCTTTTCGCAGATCTCACCACTGGTGATGCCACCCAAGCTGCTGGACTGCCACCCAGCGGTGGGCGACACCATCTCCTCCAACAGACTCTACCAGGCTGACCACCTTGCTGCCAAGCTGCAGGGTGCAGAACTGGGCGCCAACTGCCCCGTGCCGGGCGGCATGGCCAAGCAGAACCCCTTTGTCTACGCCACCGCCTTCTGGCCCAAGAACTCCGGACCTATCCAGCTTCAGATGCCCTCAGCTCTCACCCTGCTGCCTCCCTCATTCACCTCGCTCTGTCTGCCCGCTCAGAACTGGTGCGCCAAGTGCAACGCCTCCTTCCGCATGACCTCAGACCTGGTTTACCACATGCGATCCCACCACAAAAAGGAGTACTCCATGGAGCCTCTGGTCAAGCGGCGGCGCGAGGAGAAGCTCAAGTGCCCCATATGCAATGAGTCCTTCCGGGAACGGCATCACTTGTCACGTCACATGACCTCCCATAACTGA